atattgagaAATGTACAAAACACATATAACTATGTAGATAGATATTATCCTTATATAAATTAGGAATGTCCGACGTACAGTACGGTTCTTGGAATAGGATTGTTATATtccaaatatacaaatatatagggGTGTaacaactctaactgtaacaggaagtagtgtgggagtaaaaggcagaactctgtccattcattggctgatggggcctagcatgtatgtgtgccttggcttgtctgtgtgcactgtgactcctatgatcccagggggcggcccttagtacttaaaatggcagttttctatttaggattacccagcaGCACATACTAAagctataggacccattatccagaatgcttgggaccaagggtatttcagataaggagtctttttaTCATTTTGATCCCCATACTTTATtgatactacaaaatcaataaaacattaaataaacccaataggattgttctgcccccaataaggggtaattatatcttagttgggatcaagtacaggtactgttttattattacagagaaaagggaatcatttaaccattaaataaacccaatagggctgttctgccccaataaggggtaattataacttagttgggatcaagtacaggtactgttttattattacagagaaaagggaatcatttaaccatgaaataaacccaataggactgttctgccccaataaggggtaattatatcttagttgggatcaagtacaggtactgttttattattacagagaaaagggaatcatttaaccattaaataaacccaatagggctgttctgcccccaataaggggtaattatatcttagttgggatcaagtacaggtactgttttattattacagagaaaagggaatcatttaaccatgaaataaacccaatagggctgttctgcccccaataaggggtaattatatcttagttgggatcaagtacaggtactggtgtattatttcatggttaaatgattcccttttctctgtaataataaaacagtacctctacttgatcccaactgagatataattaccccttattgggggcagaacagccctattgggtttatttattgcttaaatgatttttcagtagatttaaggtatggagttcaAATGAtgtcccgttatccagaatttcccaggtcccgagcaatctgtataaaaggtcccatacctgtacacatataTGTGCTATCTGCTGGTGAATGACATGCATGTACACGTGATCTGAGGGAATTATCTGACCAATAGGGAAGTTGCTGATTGATTTAGGAGTTACAGAGCCCATACAGTGAATTCTCAAATAAACATGGGAGTCCTCACCTAGAGACTAGCCCAGGTATAACCCGTTAGTGATAGGGGGTTCATCTACTCATAGTGATACAGAACCTGCAGGAGAAAGTGCTCTTCAGTGAATGAACGCAGCTGCACTTTTCTTTCCATAGAGCATTAATTAAAATTCATAGAAACCCAAAGGGAGACAATATTGCTGACTGCTCCTGAGCTTCCATTGTCACTGACATTAGCCCTTCATTAAATCTATGGCGGTGAGATGGCTCGCACCTGCTCATGTGACCAGCGGCTCATAAATCTTCTGCTGCACCGGGCATGAGTGTGTTAATATTCCTCATAGGTCCTTAAAGGGTTTTTGAATTCTCTCACATTAGAGAAGCAGTTAATTACTCATGTACCAAtattataaccccccccccccccacacacacacacacacacacagatttgcTGTGAAaatgtcagtggtgtaactatttaACACATAACATAGATGAACTCTTTTCAGTCCATGATTTCTCTTTTTAGGTTATTTTGTGGCtttcccacagtcccagtcccttcccagaggctattatccccctactgctactataggcaccatctctccctactatacctgctatcccacagccccagtcccttcccagaggctattatcccactgctactataggcaccatctctccctactatacctgctatcccacagccccagtcccttcccagaggctattatcccccccactgctactataggcaccatctctccctactatacctgctatcccacagccccagtcccttcccagaggctattatcccccccactgctactataggcaccatctctccctactatacctgctatcccacagccccagtcccttcccagaggctattatcccccccactgctactataggcaccatctctccctactatacctgctatcccacagccacagtcccttcccagaggctattatccccccactgctactataggcaccatctctccctactatacctgctatcccacagccccagtcccttcccagaggctattatccccccactgctactataggcaccatctctccctactatacctgctatcccacagccccagtcccttcccagaggctattatccccccactgctactataggcaccatctctccctactatacctgctatcccacagccacagtcccttcccagaggctattatccccccactgctactataggcaccatctctccctactatacctgctatcctacagccccagtcccttcccagaggctattatccccccactgctactataggcaccatctctccctactatacctgctatcccacagccccagtcccttcccagaggctattatccccccactggtactataggcaccatctctccctactatacccgctatcccacagccccagtcccttcccagaggctattatccccccactgctactataggcaccatctctccctactatacctgctatcccacagccccagtcccttcccagaggctattatccccccactgctactataggcaccatctctccctactatacctgctatcccacagccccagtcccttcccagaggctattatccccccactgctactataggcaccatctctccctactatacctgctatgccacagccacagtcccatcccagaggctattatccccccactgctactataggcaccatctctccctactatacctgttatcccacagtcccttcccagaggctattatccccccactgctactataggcaccatctctccctataaGACTATGAATGGATGTTGATTTAAAGTGGAGCAGCTAAAATCATGGTTGACCTGTTATGTTTCAGTTTCACAATTTACTAACCCGTGGTACTACACACTGACCACAACCCCACaatggctgcctgtgtatgctgGGACTTTGGGGTCAGCAAGAGCCGGAGATCAATGGATTTTACCTCCGTGTGCTGTATTCTAGCTAATGAGAATTCTGCCCCacagcagccactgggtctgcttccCTCTAATATAATCAAGACAACAAGATAGATATAGTtgaaaagtatttatttacagTCTTTGTATCTAAGTACATTTCATGATTCCATTCCAGTTAGTGGCTGGTTATTAATAAAGTAAACTCTTTAACACTTTATTTCCGAGTACAGAAGCAGCCCCGTCaatgccatattcttttttttttccttatttttttatcccgtattttgtatttttttgtaaactcAACTACAAAGTTAACACTTTTGGGTCACAAAACAGTGCGTTTGGGTACAAAAATAGAAATTCTAGAAAAAATTCCAAATATTAATTGGCAGTAATGTACAGCTATGTTAAACGGTGGCCCCCGGGCCACCGCTGTGTCGTGGATAAGGCAACCTATATATACATGCAGACAGGGCGAGAATTGTCCACATCACACAAGGCACCATGAACACTGAGTAGCAGAGAGGCATGCAATCTAACGTCGTACACAAACTATATACATCCTTAAATAAATTAGGCTCTCTGGCGCTTCTATATTACATACAGAGTCCTGTTTCACTCCAACCAAAAAGGTCTGGAACTCTGTAAAACAGTGCAGATCAACATTATTGACAGTCGGTGGATGTCTGCTGCCACGTTGTTGAACTACAAGGCCcagctaaggattctgggatCTGTAGTTCATCAACAGCAGCAGGGCTTAcactgaaaagaaataaaatagtcCCCTAAAGAGATGTAAGGGTTCTACACAACTCAGCAGTGCCAAACGTAACAGTACCTTTAGAATGCACTCCTGTTAGTCACACTGTATTggttacaccaaaaaaaaaataatgttattaattaggaaaaaaatgaaaatattaaatcTAGGGTAGGCTTTAGAAATTCCAGACATCCTCCCTTCATATCATGCCGCCTCTCCGGAGCAGTCATGAAGTTATAAAGTGCACAAAACTATGGCTACTACAGGTGCTTCACCCCAAGGATGGGAAAGGATAGAAAACACCTTTCAAAGTTACCATATCTCCATTTTTCCCTGAATTTAGCCcccaaaaagttacaaaaaagtaAGAATCACGCATGAAAATGACACACGGTTAGTAAGAAATAAAAGGCAAACCTGATTATTCAGCACTTGACTCTGTGGAGCTCAACCCGCCCAGGTCTATTAGGCCACCCAGGACTATCAGACACCCCCTTTTCTGCTGAAGGATGAGACAGCGACACTCTAATATACTGTGTTTGCTCCCAAAATTCAGCCACTGTCACTTTAATGGCTTGCTTATATTAAATGGTGCAATATAATGTGATTGGATTGACTATGAGAAATTCCTGCCAAGACTTTGCACTGTTTCGGCAGAGATTTATCATGTGACTGTCTTTTTGCAGTAGGAGAACCAATAAAATAATGTAGCTATTCTCCTTTCATAGGGGCTTTGGagagaaagggaaagggacagtacCACAATGTCTCACTGGAAATTATTTTTGGCCTTCAGTTACTAGACCAGCTGCAAAATTGCACCAaggtagtaaccaatagcaacccatTATTGTAACCCTGGGTTATTTGCAGCTAGTTGCTGGATTACTGCCCTGCTGCAAATTTGTAATTAAATGTTTCCCATGTGTCCTTTGTGCAGCCATTAGCTGGACTGTAGCTGCTACTGCAGAGGCTGCACAGGGGCTCAGCTTTTTCTCTGCTTTTCCCAATAGATaaatgatgggagctgtagttaagCAAACTCTGCAGGGCTAAGAGAATTTATCCTTAATAACCCACAACTCAGCCCCTGCATGAATGGTACAGATGCCCAGCACTTGTGCCCAAGCATTCCCTGGCATATATATAAGCTCCTATTGGTGACATTACACTGACTTGTCACTAACTCCCTTCTGACTTACACACCTCGACTTTGCTGCCAGAACTAAACACCAAGCATTTATTTAGCGTTTGACAGTAACTTGCCCACCATAGACCCCCCCCATCAAAAGGTGTTAATGCTGGAGGTTGTTTCCAGTTTGTATCCTAGGTGATTGCCTGGATAAAGATAACTGCCACTAAGTCTGGCTGTGCGATTTCTTGGGGAATCCTTGTGGGAGTGACGGACCCCTTGATCCCTGTGTGGGGGTTACACTGTCCGTGTGTCACCCTGTCCGGCTAGGGCACAGTCCCAATTGGCCGCTGCTTGACCCAGTGGAGCACATACTGTTACCGGTCCCTGCGGGACTCAGGCTCAGCGGTCGCTCTTGGGTCGCACTGCCGCTAGGTGCCGCTGTTGCCGAGTTTTTCCTCTCCTTCTGCCGCAGATGGATTTTTGTGTGCCTTTTGCGCTCATCGCTCCGGGCGAACTTTCTCCCGCAGTAGTCGCAGGCGAaaggtttctccccggtgtgcgTCCGGATGTGAGTAGTCAAGTGGTCGCTGCGGCTGAAGTTTCTCATACAGATGCGACACTGGAAGGGTTTGTGGCCAGTGTGAATTCGGATATGTCTGGTCAGTTCGTCAGAACGCGAGAAGCGTCTGTCGCAGCCCTCTGCCGGGCAGGGATAAGGTCTTTCGTGGACAGGGGTCTTACTGGGGCGGTTGGGGTATTTTCTGGGTCTGAGGATGGGTCGAAGTGGTAAGTTATGGGGGCTGTAAGCGCTGGGCAGCCTGGACCCCTCATTGCTGGAGCCCCCCAATGTGAAATTGCGGATGGTGGAGAGGGGGGTGAGAGGTGGGGGGACCCGGATTGAGTCCAGGGGGCACGGAAAGGGTTTCCTATCGGGCATGGAGTGCAAGTCTCTTTGGCATTGGGGAGGGAAGAGAGCCGAGTAGTCCGGGATCATGGGGAAGACGCTCCCATCCGACGCCCCCTTAGGAGAAGGGTAGGAAGGGGGCGGGTAGGGTGCCCCTGTGGAGGTGCCAATGAAAGCCGAGGGGTCCTGGTAGATCTCATTGCAGCTGGAGTAGGGGGGAGGTGAGTAGATATGGTCCATGTCACTCTGGGGGTGAGCCATGCTGCAACTCAGGTTGGGGGACCCCGATGAGGCGTTAGAGGAGGTGGTGGAGGAAGATGAGGAGGGGGGCACCCCCAGGATGCTAGCAGCACTCACTATATTGAAGATTCCCTCTGTATTCCAGCCGGCCCCGGGGTACTGGGGGTCAAAGGAGAACTTGCCCATATAGGCTAAGGGCTGGCTGCGGGGGGCAGAGGGGTAGTTGGACGAGTAGGAGAAATCCAGCGATCGCTTCTCATTATTCATATCCACACTGATCATTCCATCTGCGGGGGAAAGGAAAGGCCTCGgttagtatattagtatattgtGTGGGAACAGGTGGCACTGGGGGTACCGGGGAGGTTCATAAATGTCTGGATTCCCACAGCTCGGCTGCTGTTGGTCTACAGACATTTTATCCCACTGGCAGCAGGgagtgctgggaattgtagtgcagTAACGGGAAGAAAAGACCATTGCTCATAAATAGATCTGAACTATCATTTGTAGTGTCCCTATCAACATGTCGGTAAGTCAGTGCTGGGATAAAACTGCGGGGTATTTGGGGCTTAACCCCACAGTCAGGGCGAAATGGGCATAACTGGAAATGCAGACCCTTTAAATTACTCCTTTTATAATATGAATTAGCGCTGGCACAAACGGTAACTGTTTTTGCTTAGGGTGACCCTGTTCCCTTTGGACTCCAATACCTATAGCCATAACCCCCACAGCCTGGCAGATCCTGTATCCGCTGCGCCTTTAGGATGCCAGAgcctgcaccccctgcacccttaGAATGACAGAGCCTGTATCCCCTGCACCCTTAGAATGAGAGAgcctgcaccccctgcacccttaGAATGAGAGAgcctgcaccccctgcacccttaGAATGAGAGAGCCTGCACCCCCTGTACCCTTAGAATGAGAGAGCCTGCACCCCCTGTACCCTTAGAATGAGAGAGCCTGCACCCCCTGTACCCTTAGAATGAGAGAGCCTGCACCCCCTGTACCCTTAGAATGAGAGAGCCTGTATCCCCTGTACCCTTAGAATGACAGAGCCTGTATCCCCTGCAACTTTAGAATGACAGAgcctgcaccccctgcacccttaGAAGACAGAGGCTGTATCCCCTGCACCCTTAGAATGACAGAGGCTGTATCCCCTGCACCCTTAGAATGACAGAGCCTGTATCCCCTGCACCCTTAGAATGACAGAGCCTGTATCCCCTGCACCCTTAGAATGACAGAGCCTGTATCCCCTGCACCCTTAGAATGACAGAGCCTGTATCCCCTGCACCCTTAGAATGACAGAGCCTGTATCCCCTGCACTGTAAAATAGCATCTCCCATGAATACCGGTGCCCCTGTACGTATTGTTACTGCCCCATCAGATAAGGACTCCCATGTAACTCAGTCAGACAACCTGCTCCTCTCTCCCACTTCCAACCATTCACCATTTCTCCTTAGCGCTGCCGGAGGCCCCCAGTCTCTATCCCCAAGCCCTAGTGCTGCCCAAATCTGTATCCCTGCCTGTCCCCCTAATCCTGTGCAACCAGACCCCTATTATTCCCCCCTCTCCCAGATATAGCAAGAGCTTCATTACCCCACTGTCCCTAGGACTAATGGATATACCCATATACCCCCTACCCATATCCCATATACCCCCTACCTATATCCCATATACCCCCTACCTATATCCCATATACCCCCTACCCATATCCCATATACCCAATATCCCATATACCCCCTACCTATATCCCATATACCCCCTACCCATTTCCCATATACCCCAATCACAGTTCAAGCTAGACACCATGAATCCTCTTTCTCTAATCCCTGTGCCAGTTTTCTCAGGCATCCCCTGCCTCCCAGCCCTCCCTTGTACCCCGTCCCAAATATTCCAACAGTGACCCTAATACCTTCTATGCCTTGTCTCTGACACATGACCTGCCGGTCCCCCTGCACTAACATCCCTGTGCCCTGTATCTCCTGCCGGTGGGCCCCCCCGCATTAGCCCAGTTCTTCCCCCTATATAAGATCGTACAGTAAATCAGAGGCACTGACACCTGTTGCGCCGCAGCTGCCAGATAACCCGATGCCCCACAGTGAtaccctcactccccccccccccatgaacagACACCCCCATGCCCCTTACCTCCTGTCACACTGTTCATCTGATCAAAGGGTCCCCCCAGGTCCACATTAGGGAAGATGGTCACAGAGGCAGGCAGGGTGGAATCCTCCCCGGGGTAGATGCCTTCTGGGAACTGATGCACAAAACTACCAAAAGTCACTGGGAGTTTATCTACCGCTTTGGCAGCCATGGTCTCACCGAGTGCCCCCAGGGTCAATTCAAGcaaatctgaattattattattattgttatagtgGGGGAACAAACAGCTCTTTAGATGTCCCTGGCAGCTCTGAGGCGCGTCTCTAGCTGCATCCCAAGGGTAGGCTTAGCAGGCACATGTTGGCATTGCTTCCAGCAGTGAGAGTGCCAGTGCAGTTGTAGTGTCCCTGGCAGAGCAGTTAATCACTTGCAGTCCAAGGAAAGTGCCGCACAAAACTATTTATTCGGTGGCTTTGAATGTGCGTGACGTCACTGCCCATATAAGGACTGAGGAACAGGGCTGGGGCACCCCGCCCTCTCCGTGTCGTCACTAGAATTAGCGAGAGGCTTGCCGGGCTATGAATGGGGAGGTGGGCGGAGCCTCCCAGCGCTCTGAGTAAATGAATGGGAGAAGCATCAGTTCCGTCGTAGCGTCTACACGTGTGGCTGCGCTAAGTCTGCGGGTCAGAGACAGACCTTGGGTGCTGCTGTTAGTACTGGGTGTCAGCACCCTGTGTATGTACgggaagggattggctgctgtTTATATGGAGGGAATGAATATCCAGTCTGCTCCCCACTATTCCCAGCGCCCTGTAAATGCCAAGTTTATTTACCAGAACTGTGCGTTACCGGTGCCTCAGGTCTCTAGATGCTGAACATTCCCTAACCCCAAGGGATCATGGGGGAGGGGGGTATTTACCATGCAGTAAAGTTGGGGAGTGGGGCTCTAGCTATTGGGAAAGATCTTATTCAGAGCCAGTAACTCCCATTGCCCCCCGACTCTGACAGCCTGGGTCTGTGAGAGTTGCAGAGTCGGGGAGGGGTGCAGGCTAGACGTCCCCAGTGTATACGAATATACACCTAATATGTCGTTTGTACCAGCCCCTTGCCCATGTGTACCAGCCCCTTGCCCATGTGTACCAGCCCCTTGCCCATGTGTACCAGCCCCTTGCCCATGTGTACCAGCCCCTTGCCCATTTGTACCTGCCCCTTGCCCATGTGTACCAGCCCCTTGCCCATTTGTACCAGCCCCTTGCCCATGTGTACCAGCCCCTTGCCCATGTGTACCAGCCCCTTGCCCATGTGTACCAGCCCCTTGCCCATGTGTACCAACCCCTTGCCCATTTGTACCAGCCCCTTGCCCATGTGTACCAGCCCCTTGCCCATGTGTACCAGCCCCTTGCCCATGTGTACCAGCCCCTTGCCCATATGTACCAGCCCCTTGCCCATGTGTACCAGCCCCTTGCCCATGTGTACCAGCCCCTTGCCCATGTGAACCAGCCCCTAGATGCCCATATGTACCAGCCCCTAGATGCCCATATGTACCAGCCCCTTGCCCATGTGTACCAGCCCCTTGCCCATGTGTACCAGCCCCTTGCCCATGTGAACCAGCCCCTAGATGCCCATATGTACCAGCCCCTTGCCCATATGTACCAGCCCCTAGATGCCCATGTGTACCAGACCCTAGATGCCCCTGTAGGGCCCTTTCTGCCCTGCGCTGAAATCGTGCCCAATGGGGCATCCCCTGGTTGCGCCTTGCCCTGCGCCTGCGGCAGTAGCTGCGATCGGGAGAGCCAGAGGCACAAGCAGGGATCCGACTGTACAAGCGATTCCGGTGGCGGCTGGTAGCGCCTAATAAGGCAAAGATCCGGCTGCGGCTCCCCACCTCCCCGCCATATATAGGAAGCCTTCCGGCACATCGGAGCATGGTGGAACCCACTCACTGACCGCAGGCGGAACAAGCAGTCACAGGCTCCCACTCCCGGAATGAGTTCTGCCCCGGCTGGGAAAGTGTCTGGGGCCCTCAGCCAGCAGCGGAACGTTTCCAGCCGCCGGATCcgcaaacactaaggggctttCTGCTCTGCCTGCCCGCCGGCTGCGATCCTTACTGTATCACAGGGGGGgtgcactgtatatactgtatgtcacacctacacaatatactatatttatCATACTCCTGCATACACAGTATGGGggcaaagtaccgtatatactgtatctcacaCCCACACAGAGTGCCCCATACAGTTGGGCAATATACTATGTATTATACTCCTGCATACACTGTCTGGGggcaaagtaccgtatataccgTATCTCACGCCTACACACGCTGTCCGGTACAGCTTGGCAATATACTATGTATTATACTCCTGGATACACACTGTCTGGGggcaaagtaccgtatatactgtatctcacacccacacacactgcccgGTACAGCTTGGCAATATACTATGTATTATACTCCTGGATACACACTGTCTGGGggcaaagtaccgtatatactgtatctcacacccacacacactgcccgGTACAGCTTGGCAATATACTATGTATTATACTCCTGGATACACTGTCTGGGggcaaagtaccgtatatactgtatctcacacccacacacagtgccccatacagtTGGGCAATATACTATTTATTATACTCCTGGATACACTGTCTGGGggcaaagtaccgtata
The sequence above is a segment of the Xenopus tropicalis strain Nigerian chromosome 7, UCB_Xtro_10.0, whole genome shotgun sequence genome. Coding sequences within it:
- the egr2 gene encoding E3 SUMO-protein ligase EGR2, with product MAAKAVDKLPVTFGSFVHQFPEGIYPGEDSTLPASVTIFPNVDLGGPFDQMNSVTGDGMISVDMNNEKRSLDFSYSSNYPSAPRSQPLAYMGKFSFDPQYPGAGWNTEGIFNIVSAASILGVPPSSSSSTTSSNASSGSPNLSCSMAHPQSDMDHIYSPPPYSSCNEIYQDPSAFIGTSTGAPYPPPSYPSPKGASDGSVFPMIPDYSALFPPQCQRDLHSMPDRKPFPCPLDSIRVPPPLTPLSTIRNFTLGGSSNEGSRLPSAYSPHNLPLRPILRPRKYPNRPSKTPVHERPYPCPAEGCDRRFSRSDELTRHIRIHTGHKPFQCRICMRNFSRSDHLTTHIRTHTGEKPFACDYCGRKFARSDERKRHTKIHLRQKERKNSATAAPSGSATQERPLSLSPAGTGNSMCSTGSSSGQLGLCPSRTG
- the egr2 gene encoding E3 SUMO-protein ligase EGR2 isoform X1, with the translated sequence MISVDMNNEKRSLDFSYSSNYPSAPRSQPLAYMGKFSFDPQYPGAGWNTEGIFNIVSAASILGVPPSSSSSTTSSNASSGSPNLSCSMAHPQSDMDHIYSPPPYSSCNEIYQDPSAFIGTSTGAPYPPPSYPSPKGASDGSVFPMIPDYSALFPPQCQRDLHSMPDRKPFPCPLDSIRVPPPLTPLSTIRNFTLGGSSNEGSRLPSAYSPHNLPLRPILRPRKYPNRPSKTPVHERPYPCPAEGCDRRFSRSDELTRHIRIHTGHKPFQCRICMRNFSRSDHLTTHIRTHTGEKPFACDYCGRKFARSDERKRHTKIHLRQKERKNSATAAPSGSATQERPLSLSPAGTGNSMCSTGSSSGQLGLCPSRTG